From a single Mycosarcoma maydis chromosome 2, whole genome shotgun sequence genomic region:
- a CDS encoding uncharacterized protein (related to ROM2 - GDP/GTP exchange factor for Rho1p), translated as MSNQQSYDQNGQATYSRPPQQSSYSSDAASMTNWRPSHPYHAHTQYDAYDPRFAYSYIDPSSHYNSSSDQSRKASSPAPKDVYEHVQKQNPSASSSHSAARSTQSTTDQISRMQLRDDASQRPYDLGYDYHRKQQQSQQQISTDSSYGRASGQLLQYSDHGAHPHSSHASKSFTQGSTSVQDNAARYDRSESKYHQLKDVDQASPANVSTADYYRSNSAHQSESADRPVSSSASGIISLYTDDGGTPLAETTTTFSTLPSDTTAYSALSSSSAAPERIQPTHQPSQRASRPLPVTPGAQRPHQPPQLSRGTSAESKYATAAPLSPTYQDQGSGTESYAQQAYFNSASPKPAAWSSPVSPLDVQHAAARSASSRIYPAPTWSPASTAHGTPNSSYSHRPLPSTAASLDRSFSPPPRDGASASPLSAFRSPSYTQASAQSAWSQAHQQGETDQRSNRTTSANQAHTVDSSYDPDSYEVSSPERNAMRQRTRSEASDLSLRPSRSHRQPLPPIPGQAFSTWQNDSLPQGNSSKAAVPRFSAPDQNRAKVVVQPLVQRQPSYAQAQQPVSRPPVQQRSASYKNDDKGDFVQKVGHERFDSLAWEPVNNPRSNATQALQPNAGPSGPNALEWSLLSTVALLLRANVPRGVQIKGSIDYPNSFTGKDVVSTLQELLVSDAVGSQHALVLSGDPSSLRHVALSLAKSLKSQLFFHEVDWGEKELTDDVDEVYTFLEDSLADMGSASEDTYDWAAGLNHNAAFDSSLQLSIGDAVPRSSQRRKAGRMTDLDDLPNGVFTPLTQCYSPLCRPERSSSCYSPSCPNSGSSPLRLTVTDLDIKAATLGGILDQGLSADQTQKKAWAEIVPPELLKSVPQAEIARQNAILETIQKEEEFLADLELLDTLFVQGLQRPSAAGDPPPLPIGPERDSFIREVFGNHRELVVHIRALVERLHIRQREENPIVQTIGDLFLSASLDWGNAYTTYLINYPLAISRVKREMSINPRFKAFVEACRRHPAAHKHPLENFLFRPPARLQRYHLHLESILKKTEQGNHDRDSLQNAIDIINDQCKTAQAGVEAAELKVKIREYAYNLSAKRNKHAIDMDLLNPERQLIHQGRVLRKPDAFDFDWTELLAILFDNYFIVVKQKRIAEGPDDDGSNVASSSSAAGARFVLAKRPIPVEMLEVSGLTESSISRSIGLSNFHISREREARDFWPLTISHLGGKIEPVTLYAPSKAARDQWKAKLDEAIGLRMAVQDNSKVFDQHILSDDIFAIPPSVSLEPDRPIAGVDPGVFHGRVTCAVPFVTADGRRLVAVGCADGVWIGLRSDPKSLRKVLHLKHVTQCAVLESFGIFVVLADKVLISYSLEALVPTTASSGLTLRPPQKLSGNRDVLFFNVGVLKDRTLLIYMKKKANESVFRALEPVLNAPRGTEGKSGSGFFGKFGKDSKNSDWFRIYKTFFIPSEAYSIQFLKSKLCIICAKGFEIMNLDSLLPGTIPDFVHANREDVRVQQLQKRVETAKPLGMCKTSDGDFLLCYDAFACFVDRLGEPTRLDQIIEWEGFPKQVAFSGNYVLAFDPRFVEVRDALTGRLVQIMRGVDLSYVSGNSTVTSAHSESAQIAALDAELNPVIFTRRERVAGRISFDFQRVVELSPTGPPDSHAYVPPFQRTATVLSNGSSLSGRPSGRPSVASSGNWI; from the coding sequence ATGTCGAATCAACAGTCCTATGATCAGAACGGCCAAGCCACCTACTCGCGACCACCGCAGCAGTCATCTTACTCTTCCGACGCTGCATCCATGACAAATTGGCGGCCGTCACATCCGTATCATGCGCACACTCAGTATGATGCATACGATCCTCGGTTTGCATACAGCTACATCGACCCGTCCTCACATTACAATTCATCCTCAGACCAATCACGCAAAGCCTCCTCGCCGGCGCCGAAAGATGTATATGAGCATGTACAGAAGCAGAATCCGTCAGCGTCATCGTCCCATTCAGCAGCACGATCCACGCAGTCAACCACAGACCAAATAAGTCGCATGCAGCTTCGGGACGATGCATCACAAAGACCGTATGATCTGGGCTACGACTATCATCGAAAACAACAGCAAAGCCAGCAACAGATCTCCACGGACTCAAGCTACGGTCGTGCATCCggtcagctgctgcagtaTTCCGATCACGGCGCTCATCCGCACTCTTCGCACGCTTCAAAGTCATTCACGCAGGGTTCGACCTCTGTACAAGACAATGCTGCCCGTTACGATCGATCTGAATCGAAGTACCATCAACTGAAGGACGTGGATCAAGCGAGTCCGGCTAATGTGTCCACGGCCGACTATTACCGTAGTAACAGCGCGCACCAGTCTGAATCTGCTGATCGACCCGTCTCATCTTCTGCCAGCGGTATTATCAGCTTGTACACGGATGATGGCGGCACTCCGCTTGCTGAAACGACAACTACCTTCTCCACCCTTCCCTCGGACACTACCGCTTACTCGGCTCTATCATCAAGCAGCGCTGCTCCCGAGCGGATCCAACCAACACACCAGCCATCCCAACGAGCCAGTCGTCCGCTTCCCGTAACCCCGGGAGCTCAACGACCACACCAGCCCCCACAACTCAGTCGAGGGACTTCGGCTGAATCCAAGTACGCGACTGCCGCACCTCTCTCGCCAACCTACCAAGACCAAGGCAGTGGTACCGAGTCGTATGCACAGCAGGCCTATTTCAATTCTGCCTCTCCGAAGCCGGCTGCTTGGTCGTCCCCAGTGTCTCCTCTTGACGTACAACACGCCGCGGCTCGTTCAGCCTCTTCGCGAATATATCCTGCGCCTACCTGGAGCCCAGCCTCGACGGCCCATGGCACTCCCAACAGCTCTTACAGCCACCGTCCTCTGCCCTCCACGGCCGCATCCCTAGATCGTTCCTTTTCACCGCCGCCGCGAGATGGTGCAAGTGCCTCGCCGCTCTCAGCCTTCCGTTCCCCATCCTATACTCAAGCAAGCGCCCAATCGGCCTGGTCGCAGGCTCATCAGCAAGGCGAGACAGATCAACGAAGCAACCGAACCACGTCCGCGAACCAAGCGCATACCGTTGACTCTTCGTACGACCCGGACTCGTATGAGGTCTCTAGCCCTGAGCGGAATGCAATGCGTCAGCGCACACGTAGCGAGGCATCGGATCTGTCGCTCAGGCCAAGTCGGTCTCATCGTCAGCCATTGCCTCCCATTCCCGGTCAGGCCTTCTCGACGTGGCAGAATGACTCATTACCACAAGGTAATTCAAGCAAAGCTGCTGTTCCGCGATTTTCAGCACCTGATCAAAACCGAGCCAAAGTTGTTGTGCAGCCCTTGGTACAACGCCAGCCGAGCTATGCTCAGGCACAACAACCCGTCTCGCGCCCGCCGGTACAGcagagaagcgcaagctaCAAGAATGATGACAAGGGCGACTTTGTTCAGAAAGTCGGCCATGAGCGAttcgactcgctcgcttgGGAGCCTGTCAACAACCCACGCTCCAATGCTACTCAAGCTCTTCAGCCCAATGCCGGCCCAAGCGGGCCTAATGCGCTCGAATGGTCCCTGCTCTCAACCGTGGCCCTTCTTCTGCGCGCCAATGTGCCGCGCGGGGTCCAGATTAAGGGCAGCATCGACTATCCCAACAGTTTCACTGGCAAAGACGTAgtgtcgacgctgcaggAACTACTTGTATCGGATGCTGTGGGCTCGCAACACGCTCTTGTACTCTCTGGCGACCCGTCGAGCTTACGTCATGTGGCCCTTTCTCTGGCAAAGTCGCTCAAGAGCCAGCTCTTTTTCCATGAAGTTGATTGGGGTGAAAAGGAGCTGaccgacgacgtcgacgaggtcTACACTTTCCTCGAGGACAGTCTGGCAGACATGGGTTCTGCATCAGAGGATACCTACGACTGGGCGGCTGGTCTCAACCACAATGCTGCGTTTGACTCGAGTCTGCAGCTCTCCATTGGCGACGCAGTACcccgcagcagccaacgTCGCAAAGCAGGCCGGATGACGGACCTTGACGACTTGCCTAACGGCGTCTTTACGCCACTCACACAGTGCTACAGTCCACTCTGTCGTCCCGAGAGGTCGTCGTCATGCTACAGCCCGTCCTGTCCTAACTCTGGCTCGAGCCCCTTGCGTTTGACGGTTACAGATTTGGACATCAAAGCTGCCACGCTTGGCGGCATCCTCGATCAAGGGCTGTCTGCTGACCAAACACAGAAAAAGGCATGGGCCGAGATCGTTCCTCCCGAACTACTCAAGAGCGTCCCGCAGGCCGAGATCGCTCGACAAAATGCGATCCTAGAGACAATTcagaaggaggaggagtTCCTTGCAGATCTAGAGTTGCTCGATACCCTCTTCGTGCAGGGCTTGCAGAGACCCAGCGCTGCAGGCGATCCCCCGCCGTTGCCTATTGGACCGGAACGTGATAGCTTCATCCGCGAAGTCTTTGGTAATCATCGCGAGCTGGTCGTCCATATCCGCGCCTTGGTCGAGCGTTTGCACATTCGTCAGAGGGAGGAGAATCCCATTGTTCAGACGATCGGTGATCTGTTCTTGAGTGCCTCGCTTGACTGGGGAAACGCTTACACGACCTACCTCATCAATTATCCGCTCGCTATCAGCCGAGTGAAGCGCGAGATGTCGATCAATCCGCGATTCAAAGCCTTTGTAGAGGCATGTCGGCGTCATCCAGCAGCACACAAGCACCCGCTCGAAAACTTCCTCTTTCGGCCTCCAGCACGCCTTCAGAGGTACCATCTACACCTCGAATCCATTCTCAAAAAAACCGAGCAAGGCAATCACGATCGCGATAGCCTGCAGAATGCCATCGACATCATCAATGATCAGTGCAAGACTGCCCAAGCGGGTGTCGAAGCGGCGGAACTCAAGGTCAAGATCCGTGAGTATGCCTACAATCTCTCGGCCAAGAGGAACAAGCATGCGATCGATATGGATTTGTTGAACCCGGAGCGTCAACTCATCCATCAAGGCAGGGTGCTGCGAAAGCCGGATGCGTTTGATTTTGACTGGACCGAGCTCCTGGCGATTCTCTTTGATAATTACTTTATCGTTgtcaagcagaagcgcatcgccgAGGGACCTGACGATGATGGCTCGAATGTTgcctcttcgtcatcggcaGCCGGGGctcgcttcgtgcttgcgaAACGACCAATCCcagtcgagatgctcgaggtCAGCGGCCTCACAGAGTCATCCATCTCACGGTCCATCGGTCTCAGCAACTTCCACATTAGCAGGGAACGAGAGGCCCGCGACTTCTGGCCTTTGACAATTTCGCACCTTGGTGGCAAGATTGAGCCAGTCACGCTGTACGCGCCCTCCAAAGCCGCGAGAGATCAGTGGAAGGCCAAGTTGGATGAGGCGATTGGCCTGCGGATGGCCGTTCAGGACAACAGCAAGGTGTTTGACCAGCACATCCTGAGCGACGACATCTTTGCCATTCCGCCCTCTGTGAGCCTGGAACCGGATAGGCCCATCGCTGGCGTTGACCCGGGCGTCTTCCACGGACGTGTCACGTGCGCTGTGCCCTTCGTCACCGCCGATGGAAGGCGGCTCGTGGCTGTGGGATGTGCCGACGGTGTGTGGATTGGGCTGCGAAGCGACCCCAAGTCGCTGCGTAAAGTGCTGCACCTTAAGCATGTGACGCAGTGCGCAGTGCTGGAGTCTTTTGGCATCTTTGTGGTGCTCGCCGACAAGGTGCTCATCTCGTACAGTCTCGAGGCACTTGTGCCGACGACAGCCAGCAGCGGATTGACGCTTCGCCCACCACAAAAGCTGAGTGGCAACCGAGACGTGCTCTTTTTCAACGTTGGCGTGCTCAAGGACCGCACGTTGCTGATCTAcatgaagaagaaggccaaCGAGAGCGTATTTCGTGCCCTAGAGCCTGTACTCAACGCACCCCGCGGAACCGAAGGCAAGTCCGGCTCGGGCTTCTTTGGCAAGTTTGGCAAGGACTCGAAGAACTCAGATTGGTTCCGTATCTACAAGACCTTCTTTATTCCTTCAGAGGCGTACTCGATCCAGTTTCTCAAGTCGAAACTCTGCATCATCTGCGCCAAGGGCTTCGAGATTATGAACCTCGACAGTCTGTTGCCAGGCACGATCCCAGACTTTGTGCACGCCAACCGCGAGGATGTGCgtgtgcagcagctgcagaagcgagTCGAGACGGCCAAGCCCTTGGGCATGTGCAAGACGAGCGATGGCGACTTTTTGCTGTGCTACGACGCCTTTGCTTGTTTTGTGGACCGCCTCGGCGAACCAACGCGACTGGATCAGATCATCGAATGGGAAGGCTTCCCCAAGCAGGTGGCATTCTCAGGCAACTACGTACTTGCATTCGATCCGCGCTTCGTAGAGGTTCGCGATGCGCTTACTGGGCGTTTGGTGCAGATCATGCGAGGCGTCGACCTGAGTTACGTATCAGGCAACAGCACGGTAACATCGGCTCACTCGGAAAGCGCGCAGATAGCAGCTCTTGACGCTGAGCTCAACCCGGTCATCTTCACAAGGCGGGAGCGCGTGGCTGGGCGCATTTCTTTCGACTTTCAGAGGGTGGTTGAGCTAAGCCCGACTGGCCCACCAGACTCGCATGCGTATGTACCGCCGTTCCAACGAACCGCAACGGTCTTGTCAAACGGTAGCAGCTTGAGCGGTCGACCGTCAGGGCGACCATCCGTGGCCAGCTCGGGCAACTGGATCTGA
- a CDS encoding protein arginine N-methyltransferase (related to protein arginine N-methyltransferase), whose translation MPSSSMAAVEATLQTNGSESTARPALSVALHVPTSAVDQVSWAQAAPLSGNPNRRSHIQQNVQALPTLPEASHANALNTATGPAPVALGLTADFDATTAAALNGLSPAQKTLALSRSQGYDLIVLELTNERWKERWERLCLANPNDVPSASGSSAAVPPSDSKNGHGLTASNTAGSTASASSQASHTSAASSAALLRAEDDWAWETWEQIRQLCSYNTRLQVALDLGSPLPSPSILARWMAEPVSMLWVPSASYLANAKGFPVLSKASQAFFRSMFKKNPTIVLSGVQSPPPAHSRGGPLAYLQYVRHLEKATPPDGAVDSFARGYTDWLQAPLQPLMDNLEGTTYEVFERDPVKYALYEEAVYKALLDRPVTANTLIWVCGAGRGPLVDRCLNAADRAGRAVRLVALEKNPNALVTLQERQALEWGDQVKVQYGDMRKYPVPSSMAERPDIVVSELLGSFGDNELSPECLDGAMRFLKPNGISIPSSYTAFLSPLSSFKLHTEVLNGSNAALSSAVQKASETPYVVLFRNVTLLAARGGRLNWEQVQESWMFEHRPSQMTPLVYDEQGLPASNGHNIRTAKHTFHIPQAGTCHGLAGYFEAHLYDNVTLSIHPDPVRGSKDMLSWFPIYFPFREPMYLPANSELEVHMWRLTSNDRVWYEWSAEAFLPLSIGTLETAARTQQQRPVSLDASSSVGSNGTAAEQHNFSNAPHTPRIPSVSLPHQALDSTHAGLQASALPQTPITRVKIGMTRLHNPGGRSSWIGL comes from the exons ATGCCGTCTTCCAGCAtggcagcggtggaggCCACCTTACAGACCAACGGAAGCGAAAGCACTGCCCGACCGGCTCTTTCGGTCGCATTGCATGTGCCCACTTCGGCGGTGGATCAGGTCAGCTGGGCACAAGCCGCACCCTTATCGGGCAATCCGAATCGACGTTCGCATATTCAGCAGAACGTTCAGGCGCTTCCCACGCTTCCCGAAGCATCCCACGCCAATGCTCTCAACACAGCCACAGGACCTGCGCCCGTCGCACTCGGACTAACcgccgactttgacgcCACCACAGCAGCCGCACTCAACGGCCTCAGCCCAGCGCAAAAGACACTCGCCCTCTCGCGTTCGCAGGGCTACGATCTCATCGTCTTGGAGCTGACCAACGAGCGCTGGAAGGAGCGATGGGAACGACTTTGTCTCGCCAATCCAAATGATGTGCCTTCTGCATCTGGATCGTCCGCAGCGGTTCCGCCCTCA GATTCAAAGAATGGACACGGCCTCACCGCATCTAACACAGCCGGTAGCACAGCATCGGCAAGTTCGCAAGCGTCTCACACAAGCGCAGCCTCGTCAGCTGCTCTTCTCCGTGCCGAAGATGACTGGGCTTGGGAGACGTGGGAGCAGATTCGACAGCTCTGCTCGTACAACACCCGCCTTCAGGTTGCTCTGGATCTTGGTAGCCCGCTGCCTTCCccgagcatcttggcacGCTGGATGGCTGAGCCTGTCAGCATGCTTTGGGTACCCAGCGCTTCTTACCTCGCCAATGCAAAGGGCTTCCCTGTTCTCTCGAAAGCGTCTCAGGCGTTCTTCCGCTCCATGTTCAAGAAGAATCCGACAATCGTGCTGAGCGGTGTTCAGAGCCCGCCACCCGCACACTCACGAGGCGGTCCGCTTGCTTACCTGCAATACGTACGACACCTGGAAAAAGCAACTCCGCCGGACGGCGCTGTCGACTCTTTTGCGCGCGGATACACCGACTGGCTGCAAGCGCCGCTGCAGCCTTTGATGGACAACTTGGAAGGTACCACCTACGAAGTGTTCGAACGTGACCCAGTCAAGTATGCGCTGTACGAGGAAGCGGTGTACAAAGCGCTCCTCGATAGGCCAGTCACTGCGAATACACTCATCTGGGTCTGTGGGGCTGGCAGAGGCCCTCTTGTAGATCGCTGTCTCAACGCGGCAGACCGCGCAGGACGAGCGGTACGTCTCGTAGCATTGGAGAAAAACCCCAACGCGCTCGTGACATTGCAGGAGCGACAGGCGCTTGAATGGGGTGATCAGGTGAAAGTGCAGTATGGCGACATGCGCAAATACCCTGTGCCTTCGAGTATGGCCGAGCGACCCGACATTGTGGTTAGCGAGTTACTGGGAAGCTTTGGCGACAATGAGCTGTCGCCAGAATGTCTTGACGGCGCCATGAGGTTCCTGAAACCGAACGGTATCTCGATCCCATCGTCATACACGGCGTTCCTGTCGCCGCTGTCGTCGTTCAAGCTGCACACAGAAGTGCTCAATGGATCCAATGCAGCTCTGTCGTCGGCAGTGCAAAAGGCATCCGAAACGCCGTACGTTGTTTTGTTCCGTAACGTCACATtgcttgcagctcgaggaggacgacTAAATTGGGAGCAGGTCCAGGAATCGTGGATGTTCGAGCATCGACCTTCGCAAATGACGCCCCTCGTCTACGACGAGCAGGGACTGCCTGCTTCCAACGGACACAACATCCGTACAGCCAAGCACACGTTTCACATTCCACAAGCAGGTACATGCCATGGTCTAGCAGGATACTTCGAAGCGCACCTGTACGACAATGTGACTCTCAGCATCCACCCGGATCCCGTACGAGGATCAAAGGACATGTTGAGTTGGTTCCCAATCTACTTTCCTTTCCGCGAACCGATGTATCTGCCAGCTAACTCGGAGTTGGAGGTACACATGTGGCGACTCACCTCAAACGATCGAGTGTGGTATGAATGGTCTGCTGAGGCGTTTCTGCCTCTGTCGATCGGTACGCTGGAAACCGCCGCGAGaacacagcagcaacgcccCGTGTCGTTGGATGCTAGTTCGTCCGTGGGCTCAAACGGGACCGCTGCGGAACAGCATAACTTTTCCAACGCTCCTCATACGCCAAGGATTCCAAGCGTGTCGCTGCCACACCAAGCTCTCGATTCGACGCACGCAGGTCTGCAGGCAAGCGCTTTGCCACAAACACCCATAACAAGGGTCAAAATCGGCATGACTAGGTTGCATAATCCTGGCGGACGCAGCTCATGGATTGGTCTCTGA